The Henckelia pumila isolate YLH828 unplaced genomic scaffold, ASM3356847v2 CTG_525:::fragment_3, whole genome shotgun sequence genome segment taaatgttatgGGTATCAGAGCACTCCTTTGCAGAAGTGAACCTTTTGTCTTATGAATTATGAATGGAATATTTATACTTGGTTTGAGTTGCTTGTTGTGGAGTTTCAAGTATTCATTCTGCCATAGCTGAAATGTAATAAAAATACGTTTTGATTTGCTTAATGGgccttattattattttttaacttaattatttttactttttttttcgcGTACTTGTTTTCACATTATTTTGTCGAAGAAAAGTACTGGAAGCTCAGAAGTCATATTTTTTTGCTCTTATTAAAAAATCTTTTGGCTCCATGGATTTCATGAATTTTGGCTAAAGACTTTTTTTAATTCTCCGTAAAAAATACtagtaaatataaaatattcgTTTGTAAAAAGGAAACTAATATTTCTCTAGCTCCTCGCACGCAACaaatacattatatataaaaaaagagAATCAAACTTACTTTCCGCACACTTGGTGTatgttattaatattaatatgatATCTAACAAAGTATATATAAtaagatataatttttttttaaaaaaaagaactaATAAATTTGGCATTCAGGGCCAGTGCCATTAAGGAATCTCCATTTATCCCtgcaaaaatcatatatcatgtaacCCTTCCGCGTCCTCTCCATTCTTGCTCGGCTTCTACCATCCAACTCCATGTTTAGCCATGTTTTCGACGCGAAATCGTGGGGATTACACGAAGATCTTCTGGTTTGGTGAGACCAGATGCATGCATCCGCAGAAAAATTGGCGTAGGAAGTAAGGAATGGGGCTAAATTCCAGTCGGTAGCCCACTCCTCCGCGTTCCACAGACTCGAATACAATCTCATCGGCCGAGTGGGGAAAGGAACTCCCAATGTCTCCAAGTTCTTGAATTCCCGTATCGGTACCCCATCCACATACAAACTACGTACCAAAAcaattaatatatgtatatgaaaacatgcatataaatattttatttgcataCTTACATGATGCATTTGGGATTCCACAGAATGGAATATGTGTGGAAATCTAAGGTTGGATCAAACCATAGGAAGAATTGTTGCTCTCTTTCGCCCTTTCCATGAACGAATATGTTGGTGTGAAGTGTGTATGGATTTCCCGTTGTGTTCCCCATGAATTCAATATCTATCTTGTCTGGCTGCTCACCTTCTGATATCAGCTGCAGCAGTTCATCAAATATATTTGGTGAAATTTTGAATACAAACTATAATTGTGACGAAAAAATATTACTATATCCTCGTGTTagcatgaatatatatatatcgaatcTTACATAATAAGTGGACACGGTGCCAGCGGCATTTCCGGGGACGAGCTTGATTTTCATGTCGATTTTCCCGAACAAGAACTCTTTCTTGGATTCGAAGCCGGACCCGGAAACGTTATCGAGAGACAGCGTGAGAAGCTCACCATCTTCGAGTATGTGAACGTGATTAATACCCCATGTCGCAACGAAGTGTCGATGAAAGGTACCATTTCCCATTACTATACTCTGAGTGGCACTGTCACAATTTCATCTCAATCGTATTCAATACTTTCATTAGAGAAATCGACTAGGCCTTTCAAATCACTTCCCATGTGAATCCCCAATTGATATATGAAGTAATTGTTGGAATTGAGATCAAGTTTAAACTCTAAATTCTAAATGCTCTGTTTATTTGCGATATTTAACCACGCCAATTTAAAAAAACCACGccaattaaaaaaagaaaagaaaagaaaaagaatgtCAAATTCCTTTATAAATAGTTTAATGAAAGTTGTTGAGTTTGGGATATGAATTTTCCTaagaaatttatattttttcccCAATTATTTGAAAATCTCCCCAGCTCTTAGATCATTCATATATCATCCCTCTCAAGTTGTTAACCATTGGGTATCCTAAGATTGTATTTGGACGATGCTTTCAAATGAGTGCATTTCGATTATAGTTTTATGGTTAACAATGAAATAAatgatcaaattttaaattaataccttatttttatttactcattattatttatacaaattaaataaaatagattTCAGATGACATTACTCTTATTGGGTGAACTCGAAAATCATCCTAATTAAcatgaaataataataaacttGAAAAATAGATTTAAAGTCTATAATCATCATTctctaaataataataaaaaaatattttgaaatccaCAAATCTAAAATCTTTTGATCTAAACgcgggctaattgcattcacaccccctgtgaaaagtctaaaagacataaaatcctctaaaaaatattaataggctaatgcatccctcagttttttaaaatgtagcacatttcacccctatgttatacaaactcgggcacatttataccctctcataggggtttttatgctaatttttttaaaacatagggtctaacatgctattaattttacacatgagattttatatcttttagacttttcacaggggatgtgaatgcaattagcccatCTAAACGCTACCTAACAATCACATATATGTGGCCCATGATCATATACACACATAAAAAGATAAGCAAAGTGAAATGAGGGAGTGGGATTCAGCACATGCCATTCTATCTATTCTATTGTATATGGCCCCCAtgaaattaaatctctttaattTCTATCCAAGTAGTTGCAGGCTAGTAATGGATCCCCTACGCCATTATTCTGTCTCCACCATCTTCCAAAAATGAATGCCCATTCATTACCACACCGACTCCTCATTTTTCATcgttatattaaaattattaaatggaGAATTTTGAtgtgatataattttttaacattattatttttttttttttgagttcaTAGGTATTAATTATGACTTTTCTTTCCTTCGTTTTCACTTTTCACCTTCACGTATCG includes the following:
- the LOC140872990 gene encoding xyloglucan endotransglucosylase protein 7-like translates to MPPRNFPYPSNSKKSLPYLAFIIFFAIFIFKVDIVILQYAIRSRVRSTSATQSIVMGNGTFHRHFVATWGINHVHILEDGELLTLSLDNVSGSGFESKKEFLFGKIDMKIKLVPGNAAGTVSTYYLISEGEQPDKIDIEFMGNTTGNPYTLHTNIFVHGKGEREQQFFLWFDPTLDFHTYSILWNPKCIILYVDGVPIREFKNLETLGVPFPTRPMRLYSSLWNAEEWATDWNLAPFLTSYANFSADACIWSHQTRRSSCNPHDFASKTWLNMELDGRSRARMERTRKGYMIYDFCRDKWRFLNGTGPECQIY